The Punica granatum isolate Tunisia-2019 chromosome 4, ASM765513v2, whole genome shotgun sequence sequence TGAATCGATCTTCCGGAGAAAGGCCTTCTCTTGGTTGGAATCATCGCTACTCTTTTCATTCTCCTGTTGAGTCTGATGTACAATCATAGAAGTGGAATTCTGAGGACTATTTTGGAGAGGCGAAGCTGGTAGAATTGGAGAAGTGTGATCAGCATTCTGTATGATCAAATCTTTCAGGTTCccattttcctcttctttaGCCCCTTCGTGATCTTCCAAAGGaggagaaaaggaagaatTAAAGCCTGCTGGCTTCTCATTTCGACCCACATATACTTCTTCCCTTGAAAATGCAGTTTCTTCAGATATCGATGAGATGTTCTGTTCAGGGTCATTATAAGAAGTCATGCTGCCAGAATCGATAAGCCTGGGAGATGAACTTCGGTCACTCCCTCCTTTATTCAAAAACTTAGACGATGGACCTTCATTACTAGCCTTATCTGGTGAGTCTTCAATAATACGAGTAATCAGCCTCTTCTCCTGTAGCTTGATATAGATCACAGCTGAACACGAACCACAGCAAGTTTTCTCTGTGCCCTTCTCTTTTATTCTCAACCTTCGAGGCAACTTTAGGAGACTGAAGCAATTAGAGCAAATTAAAAATGGCGCACCACCTGCTAGTGCAGGCCGGTGCTTTCTGCTCTTGATTGAGGCCAAGGCCATTTTTGAGGACGCCAGACTAAGACTGCCAGAGTTGTCTGAATCTCTGTTAACTGACCATCTTTCTCGGGGCTGTGATTGATCTTGTGAAAGGAACCTGGAAGAATCGGGATCCACCTGATGTGCAACTTTTGGCCTCACCTGAGCTGGACTGATGCGATGCTGGAACTGCAAATCAAACCTCTCTTCCACGATCATCCTTGAGCTTGGTGGCTGGGGAGGAAATGGATCTCGAGGATATGACTCAAACAGTTCAGGGTCGATAAATTCCATATTCTCTTTGAGGAAGGCTCTATTTGATGAATTATGTACGTATCTGCTGGATGTTCCGGCTAATTGTGGACCAAATGTGTCCTGGAAGTTGCCGGGAAGACTTGAAATGTTCGATACTCCCATGTTGTAACAACCAGGATATGCAGCAGGCCAATTATAGTGCGGCGAACGGGCATTGTGACGAACACTGGGAACCATATTCCTGTTAATGGGAAGCCTTTGCTCTGGCTCCTTAGATCTGCTGATCTGATAATTCAACTCCTCCAACTTCCTCAGAAGCTCTGCTCGATCCATTTCCAAGTTTTCAACTTCATCAGGCCCATATGCCTCATGACGGCTCGCTGTGGGCTGGCCATAGCCGTAAAATGGAGGAGCTCCATGACGAGGTTCCGCTGGGTTTATGGAAAATGCTTGGAAACGTTGCTCCCACTCTTCCAACCGATCATTCCCAGCTCTGGATGATCTCACATTCAAAAGCCTAGTGGGATCATTCCACCGAGGGTAGGCCTCTTGGAAGCCTCTCCTGGCAGTGAAATGTTTGACAGGTTCATAGCGGTGTAGGGTGGTCTCCTCGTTATCTCCACCAAaccgatcattgatggaaTCATTCAACATCCTCCTGTTGTTAGCGGCATAACCTGCATCTTCCTTGTTCCTGCTATTCTCAATAAGCCTCGATCCCGCACCATACTTGCTTGGGCTCCTACCGCTGTCAAAAGAAGCATACCTATTCTCCATTGTACTTCGTTCCGCTAACCAAGTCCACCTCCTAACTTTCTATGGAATTAGTCTTCCTTCCTATATTGTTGAAATAGCAAATTGGACCGCCAAAATCATCAGAGCCTGACAAAAGTAAATTGTTCAACCACCCAAGGTTAGATTGCAGATGGAGTGAAACCCAAgtaggttttcttttcttgttctACTGAGTAAAAATGTGATGGTAACTTTAAGCTTCGGCAACGTCCATCGTGTCCCTAGCAATGTCATCAAACATACCTCTTTGAGAATTTTTCTTCCACACGACACGAAACTAATATGCAGGGTAGGCCGAAAACCCCTCAATGTTCTTCTCAA is a genomic window containing:
- the LOC116203563 gene encoding uncharacterized protein LOC116203563 is translated as MENRYASFDSGRSPSKYGAGSRLIENSRNKEDAGYAANNRRMLNDSINDRFGGDNEETTLHRYEPVKHFTARRGFQEAYPRWNDPTRLLNVRSSRAGNDRLEEWEQRFQAFSINPAEPRHGAPPFYGYGQPTASRHEAYGPDEVENLEMDRAELLRKLEELNYQISRSKEPEQRLPINRNMVPSVRHNARSPHYNWPAAYPGCYNMGVSNISSLPGNFQDTFGPQLAGTSSRYVHNSSNRAFLKENMEFIDPELFESYPRDPFPPQPPSSRMIVEERFDLQFQHRISPAQVRPKVAHQVDPDSSRFLSQDQSQPRERWSVNRDSDNSGSLSLASSKMALASIKSRKHRPALAGGAPFLICSNCFSLLKLPRRLRIKEKGTEKTCCGSCSAVIYIKLQEKRLITRIIEDSPDKASNEGPSSKFLNKGGSDRSSSPRLIDSGSMTSYNDPEQNISSISEETAFSREEVYVGRNEKPAGFNSSFSPPLEDHEGAKEEENGNLKDLIIQNADHTSPILPASPLQNSPQNSTSMIVHQTQQENEKSSDDSNQEKAFLRKIDSPHKSYKDNSEITEVEVSASEYPITSLSQDSIDTSREEDQPKNKKGGGRSFFKGLLNRSVREQPRPEPSFKNERPEVTINGHPIPDSFVKQVEVRAGPICPGDYWYDYHSGFWGVMKYPCLGIIPPFIEEFNYPMPTNCSAGDTGIFVNGRQLHQHDLKLLASRGLPTTRNQFYIIDISGKVIDEDTDEELYDLGKLAPTVVKSGRGFGMRVPKGMMDAPLELRRQDHSC